Proteins encoded within one genomic window of Brassica rapa cultivar Chiifu-401-42 chromosome A09, CAAS_Brap_v3.01, whole genome shotgun sequence:
- the LOC103839816 gene encoding UPF0051 protein ABCI8, chloroplastic, with protein sequence MASLLANGISSFSPQPTPDSSKSPKSFHPKPDSFKFPSSSSKTLIPTPRLVKVRADVGTIESNPAGNSSSSSTDKLQQYFQNLDYDKKYGFVEDIDSFTIPKGLSEETIRSISTLKDEPDWMLDFRFKAYAKFLTLKEPQWSDNRYPPIDFNNMCYYSAPKKKPTLNSLDEADPQLLDYFDKLGVPLTEQKRLANVAVDAVLDSVSIATTHRKTLEKSGVIFCSISEAIREYPDLIKKYLGRVVPIDDNYYAALNSAVFSDGSFCYIPKNTRCPMPISTYFRINAMETGQFERTLIVAEEGSFVEYLEGCTAPSYDTNQLHAAVVELYCGEGAEIKYSTVQNWYAGDEEGKGGIYNFVTKRGLCAGDRSKISWTQVETGSAITWKYPSVVLEGDDSVGEFYSVALTNNYQQADTGTKMIHKGKNTKSRIISKGISAGNSRNCYRGLVQVQSKAENAKNTSVCDSMLIGDKAAANTYPYIQVKNPSAKVEHEASTSKIGEDQLFYFQQRGIDHERALAAMISGFCRDVFNKLPDEFGAEVNQLMSIKLEGSVG encoded by the exons ATGGCGTCTCTTCTCGCGAACGGCATCTCCAGCTTCTCACCTCAACCCACCCCCGATTCCTCCAAATCCCCCAAATCCTTCCACCCTAAACCCGACTCCTTCAAATTCCCCTCCTCCTCGtcaaaaaccctaattccaacCCCGCGCCTCGTCAAAGTCAGAGCCGACGTCGGCACAATCGAATCCAATCCAGCAGGtaactcctcctcctcctcaaccGATAAACTCCAACAATACTTCCAAAACCTAGACTACGACAAAAAATACGGATTCGTGGAAGACATCGACTCCTTCACCATCCCCAAAGGCTTATCTGAAGAAACCATCCGCTCAATCTCAACCCTCAAGGACGAACCCGATTGGATGCTCGACTTCAGGTTCAAAGCCTACGCCAAGTTCCTCACCCTCAAGGAGCCTCAATGGTCTGACAATCGCTACCCTCCCATCGACTTCAACAACATGTGCTACTACTCCGCCCCCAAAAAGAAGCCCACTCTCAACTCCTTAGACGAAGCCGACCCTCAGCTCCTTGACTACTTCGACAAGCTCGGCGTCCCCTTAACGGAACAGAAACGGTTAGCTAACGTCGCCGTTGACGCCGTTCTCGACAGCGTCTCCATCGCCACCACTCATAGGAAGACTCTCGAGAAGTCTGGTGTCATCTTCTGCTCCATCTCCGAGGCGATTCGAGAGTATCCTGATCTGATCAAGAAGTATCTAGGGAGAGTTGTGCCGATTGACGATAACTACTACGCCGCTCTGAACTCAGCTGTGTTCAGCGACGGCTCGTTTTGCTATATCCCCAAGAACACGAGGTGTCCTATGCCGATTTCGACTTACTTCCGGATCAACGCTATGGAGACTGGTCAGTTCGAGAGGACGCTGATTGTAGCGGAGGAAGGGAGCTTTGTGGAGTATCTGGAAGGGTGTACTGCTCCTTCTTACGATACCAATCAGCTTCACGCTGCCGTTGTTGAGCTTTACTGTGGTGAAGGGGCTGAAATTAAGTACTCCACCGTGCAGAACTGGTACGCTGGGGATGAAGAAGGGAAAGGAGGGATTTATAATTTCGTCACGAAGCGTGGTCTTTGCGCTGGGGACAGGTCCAAGATCTCGTGGACTCAGGTGGAGACGGGGTCTGCCATCACTTGGAAGTACCCGAGCGTGGTTCTGGAAGGTGATGATTCCGTGGGGGAGTTTTACTCTGTGGCGTTGACCAATAACTATCAGCAGGCGGATACGGGGACGAAGATGATTCACAAAGGGAAGAACACCAAGAGTAGGATTATCTCGAAGGGTATCTCGGCTGGCAACTCGAGGAACTGTTACCGTGGTCTTGTTCAGGTTCAGTCCAAAGCTGAGAATGCGAAGAACACTTCGGTTTGCGACTCTATGCTTATTGGTGATAAAGCAGCTGCTAATACCTATCCTTACATTCAG GTTAAGAATCCATCAGCGAAAGTTGAGCATGAAGCGAGTACCTCTAAGATTGGAGAAGATCAGCTTTTCTATTTCCAGCAGAGAGGAATTGATCATGAGAGAGCGTTAGCTGCGATGATCTCAGGGTTCTGCAGAGATGTCTTCAACAAGTTGCCTGATGAGTTTGGAGCTGAAGTCAACCAGCTTATGAGTATTAAGCTTGAAGGATCAGTGGGTTAG